The Acidipropionibacterium virtanenii DNA segment GTCGCGGACCCTCGCCAGCATCGCCTGCCAGGCCTTCCCGACATCGGACTGGTCCTCGTGGGGCAGTCCGAGCCTCTTCAGGGTTCCGAGCTTGAAGTCCTCGTCCATCGGCACCTCCGGCCAGGCCTTGCGGCCGATCCGCTCGGGCCTGATGGCCTGCCACACATCGATGAAGCGGTGGCCGGTGATCATGACGTATTCCCCGTAACCGCCCTTGGCGACCTGGGCGGCGACCCGTGACTCCTTGGTCCCGGCCACCAGATGATCGACGAGCACGCCGAGCCGGTGCCCGGGACCGGGCCTGAACTCTGCGACGATCCCGACCAGATCGTCCATGCCGCCCATGTACTCCACGACGACGCCGACGTGGCGCAGGTCGTCGCCCCAGATCTTCTCGACCAGCTCGGCGTCGTGGCGGCCCTCCACATAGATGCGGCTGGGCAGCGCCACCCGGGCGGCCTCGTGCTCGGGGCTGCTGAGGGATCCCGACGCGGTGTGGGCGCGCTGTGCGGTGCCCTGGCGCGGCGGGATGCACAGGTTGACCGGCTCGCCGTCGATCCAGAATCCCGGACCCACCGGGAAGGCCCGCCTGGCGCCGCGCCGGTCCTCCAGGATCACCACCCCGTTCTCCCAGGCCACCACGGCGCCGACGTAGCCGGTGGAGGGATCCTCCACCACCATGTCGATCTGCAGTGGCACATCGACGCTCTTCTTCTTCCCCTTCTGCTGCCAGCCGGGGCTCAG contains these protein-coding regions:
- a CDS encoding DUF3097 domain-containing protein, whose translation is MTDRYSKDVLSPGWQQKGKKKSVDVPLQIDMVVEDPSTGYVGAVVAWENGVVILEDRRGARRAFPVGPGFWIDGEPVNLCIPPRQGTAQRAHTASGSLSSPEHEAARVALPSRIYVEGRHDAELVEKIWGDDLRHVGVVVEYMGGMDDLVGIVAEFRPGPGHRLGVLVDHLVAGTKESRVAAQVAKGGYGEYVMITGHRFIDVWQAIRPERIGRKAWPEVPMDEDFKLGTLKRLGLPHEDQSDVGKAWQAMLARVRDWHDLDPRFNTEMERLIDFVTTDHLEDAG